The window CGGCAGAGTACTTTCGTACTCTGCCCGGAATGGTTTAGCGCGCCAATGCGGCCGTCAGCGCAGGCAGGATCTTCAGCGCATCGCCAACGATGCCAAAGTCGGCGTACTGGAAAATCGGGGCATTCTTATCTTTGTTGATGGCAAAAATCGTCTGTGCGCCGTTCGCGCCAACCATGTGCTGGATCTGCCCGGAGATCCCCACAGCCAGGTACAGGTCGGGCTTGAGCATCAAGTTGGAGATCCCAACGTAGCGTTCGTGCTCCATCCACTTCTCGTTTTCAGCCACCGGACGGGAGCAAGCCAGCTCAGCGCCCATGGCCTGGCACAGCGCTTCCGCCAGCGAGATATTCTCTTTGCTGCCAATACCGCGTCCCACGCTGACCACCAGTCGCGCTTTGTCGAGATCGACGCTGTTGCTCTTGCGCGCTTGCGTGGCGGTACGGGTGACCGCGACGGCCGGAGCCTGCCACTGCACCTCATGCTTCTCACCGATGCGGGATGCCTCTGGCTGCATCGCGTCAAACGTTCCGCTGCTGAGCGTGATCACCGCAAATGGCGAGGCGATGGTTTCCGCCCCCATTGCCAGACCGCCATACACCATATGTTTGACCGCCACATTGCCGTCCTGCAACGTCACCGAGCTGGCATCGTTAGACACCGCAGCCGACAAACGAAAGCCCAGCTTTGCTGCCAGCAGTTTGCCGCGACGAGTATTCGGCAGCAGTACCGCGCCACCTTCACTGTGCTGACGAATGGTCTGGGCCATCACATCCGCATAATCTTCGATCATACGGTCATCGGGTTTACCGCTGAGCAGCCAGACATGGTTGGCGCCCAGCTGGATTGCTGCCGCACTGTCAGCCTCGCTCAGTGCGAACGTGTTGATTGACTCACCTAAAGCCTGCGCACCATTCATCA of the Citrobacter freundii genome contains:
- a CDS encoding electron transfer flavoprotein subunit alpha/FixB family protein; this encodes MNKFSSVWVFSDTPSRLPELMNGAQALGESINTFALSEADSAAAIQLGANHVWLLSGKPDDRMIEDYADVMAQTIRQHSEGGAVLLPNTRRGKLLAAKLGFRLSAAVSNDASSVTLQDGNVAVKHMVYGGLAMGAETIASPFAVITLSSGTFDAMQPEASRIGEKHEVQWQAPAVAVTRTATQARKSNSVDLDKARLVVSVGRGIGSKENISLAEALCQAMGAELACSRPVAENEKWMEHERYVGISNLMLKPDLYLAVGISGQIQHMVGANGAQTIFAINKDKNAPIFQYADFGIVGDALKILPALTAALAR